The DNA window ACCTGGAAAATTTCGCTGTTCAGCTCGAACTGATACGGCGTCTTTTCGTGGTATTTCGACAGCGCCCGGATACCGTAGTCCGACAGGAATTCGCTTTCGTCGAACATCCGGCGCATAATCATCTTCATCCGGTGGCCACGCAGCAGACTCAGCAGGTGGGTTTGGCCCTTGCCCGGCTCGTTCCAGCGCGACACCAGCGACGCCAGATCGGGGCGGTTGGTCAGTACCCACTCGACGCGTCGTTTGAAATCGGGTAGTTTCGACAGTAGCTCCTCGTCCAGAATCTCAACAGCGAACAGCGGAATCAGTCCCACCATCGACCGGATTTTGAGCAGTCGCGAGTCGCGGCCCGGCGTGTGCAGCACGTCGTAGTAGAACTGATCGATCTCGTCCCACAGGCTGATGTGGTTCTTGCCGAGGTTGTTCATCGCCGACGCGATGTGCAGGAAGTGCTCGAAAAATTTGCTGGCCATATCCTGATACACCGGGCGCGTCAGCGAGATTTCGCAGGCAATCCGCAGCATATTCAGGGTATACATGGCCATCCAGCCGGTCCCGTCGGCCTGCTCGATGTGCCCACCCATCGGCAGCGGCTGGCTCCGGTCGAATACCCCGATGTTGTCGAGGCCGAGGAAGCCACCCCCGAAAATGTTGTTGCCCTCCACGTCTTTGCGGTTGACCCACCACGTGAAGTTGAGCAGCAGCTTATGAAAGGCCCGTTCCAGAAAGCCGACATCACCGGTACCGTTCAGGTCGCGGTCGATTTCGTATACTTTCCAGGTTGCCCAGGCATGAACGGGCGGGTTGACGTCGGAGAAATTCCATTCATAGGCCGGAATTTGCCCGTTGGGGTGCATGTAGTACTCGCGCAGAATAACCGCCAGCTGCCGTTTCGCGAAGTTTGGGTCGAGCCGGGCAAGGGTCAGGGTGTGGAAAGCCAGATCCCAGGCGGCAAACCACGGATATTCCCACTTGTCGGGCATCGACAGAATGTTGGCCGTGTACATGTGCCGCCAGGTTTCGTTGCGGGCATACACACGCCCCTGAAACGGTACCGGCATCTTTGGGTCACCCTTGAGCCACTCGTTGACGTTGTAGTAGTAAAACTGCTTGTTCCAGAGCATACCGGCGTAGGCCTGCCGCTGAATATCCCGCAACTCCGTGTCGGTTACGTTTTTTTGCAGATCGTCGTAATACGTGTTAGCTTCCGTCAGTCGTTTGTCCCAGAGCGCGTCGAAATCAGCGAAAGGCTGGGCCATCGTCGTCTGATCGCTGAACCGCAGCCGGATCGTTGTGCTGCCCCCCGCCGGAATTTCGCGCGTGTACCGGGCCGCGGCTTTCGTGCCGATCTGATGCGGATTGACGAACCCCTTTTTTCCCCGCGACACAATATGGTTATTGATGCCGTCTTTGGGATACTGCACCGTGTTGGGGCGGCCGTACAGCCGCTCGGTGTTGGTGTCGTTGTCGCAGAACAGCAGTCCGTCGGGGTTTTCGCAGTAGAGTTTGTACTTACCCAGCTGCTTGTGGTTCACCTCGATCTGCCGGTTGCCGATACCGTTCAGTATCGGCCGGGCGCTGTATTGCGGGTAGCCCCACGACCAGGTGTTGCGGAACCAGATTGTCGGCAGCAGGGTCAGCGGAGCGGCATGGTCGGCGCGGTTGTGCGCCGTTATCGTCACAAGCCAGTCGTTCTGATCGGCTTTGGCGTATTCGATGAAAATGTCGAAGTATTCGTCGCTGTCGAAAATGCCCGTGTCGGTGATCTCAAACTCGGGATCCATCCGGTTTCGGCGCGAGCTTTCAATAACCAGCCGGTTGTACGGGAACTCCTGCTGCGGATACTTGTACAGCATCTTCATGTAGGAGTGCGTCGGCGTACTATCGAGGTAGTAATACAGTTCCTTAACGTCTTCGCCGTGGTTTCCTTCCGGTCCCGACAGGCCGAACAGCCGTTCTTTCAGGATACTGTCTTTATGATTCCAGAAGGCCAGCGCGAAGCAGATGTGCCCTTTGTTGTCGGAGATACCACCGATACCTTCTTCGCCCCAGCGGTAGGCTTTGGAGCGGGCCATGTCGTGGGTGATGAAGTTCCAGGCGTCGCCGTAGGGAGAGTAATCTTCCCGGACTGTGCCCCAGGCCCGTTCAGTCAGGTATGGCCCCCACTTCTTCCAGCCTTTATTATCTGTTCGTTCGCTCAGGCGAATCTTCTCGGCAATCATATTTATAGGTTATAGCGTAAAACGGTAGGTAGTACAGACTTGACAATCTGTATCGCCAAAGATAATAGCCCGGATGAATATAGGCAGGAATGATGCCGAATCGTGTATTGATTATCAGAATATGTATAAACGACTCACGGGTCGTACAAATCTGCCGGGCCTCGGAAAATGGGGTACCTGTGCGAAAATTTTAGGGTCACACCCCTATGGTAGGGTATCTGCTAACTGAACCAATTCCTGAACTTGTACTGCCTTTCTATCCACACCATTTTTTGGTTTTGCGTTGCCAGCTCAGCAGAAAGGCTGGTACCGTAACATCAGCACCACGGCGGACCTCGGATTTATCCGGGGTCCGCCGTGGTGTTTAGTGCCAGTCATGAGCCCGCATTTACGGCTGCCAATACGCGTTTAATCAGTTCGTTCGGGTTACCGTTGTGCCACCGCCACACAATGACAATGTCGTGCTCCGGGTCGACCCAGACGGTATTTTGCCCCGCGCCCAGAGCCGCAAAACTTGACGTTGGTGCGTCGGGCCAGGGTTTGGTTTCACCAGGCTTCGGCGTGTTGAGCCACCACAGATAGCCGTAGGCCGGACCCACCGGGCCGCGCGTTGTCGCCTGTTTCACCCAGTCACTCGACACGATCTGCTTACCGTTCCAGTTGCCCTGCCGCAGAAAGAGATAGCCGAACCGGGCTTCGTCGCGGGCACTGATCCGGAGGCCACCGCCCCAGCGCGTTCCCCCACTGACCGACGGCATTTCCTTACCGTCGACGGTGGCGACGGCGTTCGGATAGGTTATGTACCGCCACGTGTCCGACGCACCGATGGGATTCATGATCTCGTCGCGGACCACGTCGGGCAGGGGCTTTTTCCAGATGCGCAGCAGCGACAGGGCCAGTCGGTTGATACGAACGTCGTTGTATTCGTAGTAGGTGCCGGGCGTCTGTAGCGCGCGGGGCTTACGCTCGCCCTTCCCGAACGCTTCCTTCCCGACAAAATCGCTATTCTTACCCCACAGTTCACCTTCCCACTCGCTGCTTTGCCGGGCGTGGTGTTCCCACGTAATCGCCCGGTTCTGCGCTGATTCGTAGCCGCCGTCGTGAATCAGGCTGGCCACGGGTTGGTGAATATCCGGGATCATTTTCCGGTCGAGGGTAATGCCCAGCACGGTCGACAGTACGCTTTTGGCGACGCTGTAGGTCGGGTCGACGGCTTCCGTATCACCCCACTCGGCCACGATGTAGCCGTGCCGCAGAACGATGCCGTTGGTCTTGGCGCGGCTCGTCGGCATGGGGCCGAGCAGTTTGCCGAAGATTTCTTCCTGCGTCGAGAAGTCGGGGGCCATCTGCGTCGTTTCCTGCGTCTTCGCAAACGCGACCGCTTCGGCCAGTTTGTCCGCGTTCATGCCTACCTGCGCCGGGTTGCGGTGCGCCCAGCCATCGCCCTTCGGCGGGAAGTACGGGCGTGTGTCGGTTGGGGGGCGGTGGCAGGCAGCCGTCAGCGCGAGGAGGAGCAGCCAGATAGCCCAGATTTTCGGTTGAAAAGGGCGCATCAGCGTTCAAGTTTAAAGCCGGGGTCGAGACCAACGCGGGTGGGGCGGTTGGCGACGTCCCACCCGGTCAGGTAAATCCATTTGGCGATGCGCGTTACCTTGTCGGTGTCGATGCGCTCGGGTTCGTCTTTCGGCGTGTGATAGTCAGGGTGCAGCAGCGACGTGTACGCGATGGCGGGGATGTTGGCGCGGGCGTAGGGGAGGTGGTCGCTACGGAAGTACCAGCCTTCGGGGTGCTCGGGTTTATCCCACAGCGTGTCGAGCTTGAAATGGGCGTCCGCTTTGTTGACCGCCAGTGCTGCGTTGACCAGATCGGTCGAGTTGCGGTGGGGCGGCTGCTGACCCAGAATACAGGCGCTATCCGGCGCGTTACGGCCAATCATCTCGGCGTTCAGCACGGCCACGATCGAGCCTTTCGGTACGGTCGGGTGCTCCACGTAGTAGCGCGAACCGAGCAGCCCGCGCTCCTCAGCCCCGTGAAAAACGATCAGCGCCGACCGCTTGCCGGGTTTCTGCGCAAACGCCCGGCCAATGGCCATCGTCGCGACGCAGCCGCTGGCGTTGTCGTCGGCCCCGTTCCAGATCGAGTCACCCGCCACGGCCCGGCGGACGCCGTCATGGTCCTGGTGGGTGCTGAACAGTACGTACTCGTTTTTCAGCTTCGGATCGGTCCCCGGCACTTTCGCCACGATATTGACCGATGGGTAGCTGAAACTCTCGACGTTGACGACGTTGGTAAACTGCTGACCGGGCTGCTTGATCCAGTCGATAGCAGAAGCCGGAAGCCATACGGTCGGTGCCTGCGAAAACACCCGCGTGTTGGGGCCACCGGGTAAGTCGTACCGGCCGCGTTCCAGCCCCGTTGTCCAGCGTTCAAAGTACGACTGCGCTTCTTTGTCGGACACCCACACGACCGCAACGGCCCCCGCTTTGACGAGTTCGGCGGCCCGGCGGCTCATCGTTCCGAACAGAAACCGGCGATAGCTGATGTCGGCCGGGCCGGTACCCGAAAACTGAATTGCGACGGCCTTGCCTTTGATATCGACTTTCGCCAGTTCGTCCGGCGTTCCCGTCCCGACGAAAACGAGCGGTGCATCGACCGACGCAATGGCGGGAGCCAGCAGAAAAGCGTCCTGCCCGTGGGTGAGCTGATGCGAGCCGATGTTCAGGCGGCTGGTCTCGGTGATGCGGGTGCGCTGAATGTGAAAAAACTGGAAAAACGTGCCATCGTCGCCCGCCGGTTGCAGGCCCATCGCCCGAAGTTGGTCGGCAATCCAGACCGACGCTTTGAGTTCATCGAGCGAACCGGCTTCGCGGCCCCGGAAGTGGTCGCCCGCGAGCGCAAAGAGGTCGCGTTTGATGTCGGTTTCTTTGATGGCGGCAACGGCACTGGCACCGGGCGCAACGCTCTGTTTGCCGGTTTGCGCCTGCGCGGGTGAACCAGCCCACAGGCTAACGACTGCCAGCAAACCCGTCAGGCGGGGCCGCAGTGAAAAGGAGGAGAGTAAAGGCATAACGACGAATAACGGATGATTGGGTAATCGACAAATTTACACGATTGCGGATAGGAATAAGCACGGTCAATTCGTTGTTATTCGTAGTCCAGATAGATCGGCTTTTTGTCCTATTACGCTGGTCAAAACACCGCTCGATTCGTATATTTGAAGAATTCTTAAAAATTAAAAAGCTAATCCCGCTTTTCTGTGGAACGGAGAAATGCATTGAAAACACTGGCCGGTGCTGTGGGTGGCCTGATTGCCCTGCCCGGCTGGGCGTCCGGCTGGACAGCGGAGTCGGTTCGGCTGGCGACACCGTTGCTGCCTGCTGATCAGGTCGAGACGTTAGCGGCCGTTGTCGACACCATTATCCCGGCAACCGATACGCCCGGTGCCAAAGACCTCAACGTGCAGCAGTTCATCCAGAAAGTGGTGGCCGACTGCTACGATAAGCCCACGCAGGATATGCTGTCGAACGGCCTGGTTCTGACGAACGATCTGGCGCAAAAGACCTTTGGCAAGCCGTTTAACGCAGGCGACGCAACCCAGCGCGTGACTCTGCTCAAGCAGCTGGAACAGTCGACGGACCCGGCGCAGGCTGCATTTATCAAACTGGTCAAGCCGCTCACGATCCGGGGCTATCTCAACTCCGAGTACGTCATGACCAACCTGACGCATTACGAGTTCATCCCCGGCCATTACAACGGCTGCGTACCAGTGAAAAAATAGGTTTAAGGTTTATGGTTCAACGTTTAACGTTGGCCTAATCGACAAACCTTAAACGTCAAACTACAAACCTTGAACTGTCCAAAGGATGGCTAATTTCAATATTGATGCGCAGGCGCTGAATACCTACGATGCCATTGTGGTGGGGTCGGGGATCAGCGGGGGCTGGTCGGCGAAAGAGCTG is part of the Spirosoma rhododendri genome and encodes:
- a CDS encoding gluconate 2-dehydrogenase subunit 3 family protein, encoding MERRNALKTLAGAVGGLIALPGWASGWTAESVRLATPLLPADQVETLAAVVDTIIPATDTPGAKDLNVQQFIQKVVADCYDKPTQDMLSNGLVLTNDLAQKTFGKPFNAGDATQRVTLLKQLEQSTDPAQAAFIKLVKPLTIRGYLNSEYVMTNLTHYEFIPGHYNGCVPVKK
- a CDS encoding MGH1-like glycoside hydrolase domain-containing protein, which produces MIAEKIRLSERTDNKGWKKWGPYLTERAWGTVREDYSPYGDAWNFITHDMARSKAYRWGEEGIGGISDNKGHICFALAFWNHKDSILKERLFGLSGPEGNHGEDVKELYYYLDSTPTHSYMKMLYKYPQQEFPYNRLVIESSRRNRMDPEFEITDTGIFDSDEYFDIFIEYAKADQNDWLVTITAHNRADHAAPLTLLPTIWFRNTWSWGYPQYSARPILNGIGNRQIEVNHKQLGKYKLYCENPDGLLFCDNDTNTERLYGRPNTVQYPKDGINNHIVSRGKKGFVNPHQIGTKAAARYTREIPAGGSTTIRLRFSDQTTMAQPFADFDALWDKRLTEANTYYDDLQKNVTDTELRDIQRQAYAGMLWNKQFYYYNVNEWLKGDPKMPVPFQGRVYARNETWRHMYTANILSMPDKWEYPWFAAWDLAFHTLTLARLDPNFAKRQLAVILREYYMHPNGQIPAYEWNFSDVNPPVHAWATWKVYEIDRDLNGTGDVGFLERAFHKLLLNFTWWVNRKDVEGNNIFGGGFLGLDNIGVFDRSQPLPMGGHIEQADGTGWMAMYTLNMLRIACEISLTRPVYQDMASKFFEHFLHIASAMNNLGKNHISLWDEIDQFYYDVLHTPGRDSRLLKIRSMVGLIPLFAVEILDEELLSKLPDFKRRVEWVLTNRPDLASLVSRWNEPGKGQTHLLSLLRGHRMKMIMRRMFDESEFLSDYGIRALSKYHEKTPYQFELNSEIFQVRYVPAESEMSMFGGNSNWRGPIWFPVNFLLVDSLLKFYQYYGDDLEIEYPTHSGQVMSIKEATVQVIDRLINIFRRDESGHIAAFGNDKKMQDDPNFQGLYLFYEYFHGDVGAGLGASHQTGWTGLVADLIEYSYKYRSELVALPVGK
- a CDS encoding serine hydrolase domain-containing protein, translating into MRPFQPKIWAIWLLLLALTAACHRPPTDTRPYFPPKGDGWAHRNPAQVGMNADKLAEAVAFAKTQETTQMAPDFSTQEEIFGKLLGPMPTSRAKTNGIVLRHGYIVAEWGDTEAVDPTYSVAKSVLSTVLGITLDRKMIPDIHQPVASLIHDGGYESAQNRAITWEHHARQSSEWEGELWGKNSDFVGKEAFGKGERKPRALQTPGTYYEYNDVRINRLALSLLRIWKKPLPDVVRDEIMNPIGASDTWRYITYPNAVATVDGKEMPSVSGGTRWGGGLRISARDEARFGYLFLRQGNWNGKQIVSSDWVKQATTRGPVGPAYGYLWWLNTPKPGETKPWPDAPTSSFAALGAGQNTVWVDPEHDIVIVWRWHNGNPNELIKRVLAAVNAGS
- a CDS encoding M28 family peptidase, giving the protein MPLLSSFSLRPRLTGLLAVVSLWAGSPAQAQTGKQSVAPGASAVAAIKETDIKRDLFALAGDHFRGREAGSLDELKASVWIADQLRAMGLQPAGDDGTFFQFFHIQRTRITETSRLNIGSHQLTHGQDAFLLAPAIASVDAPLVFVGTGTPDELAKVDIKGKAVAIQFSGTGPADISYRRFLFGTMSRRAAELVKAGAVAVVWVSDKEAQSYFERWTTGLERGRYDLPGGPNTRVFSQAPTVWLPASAIDWIKQPGQQFTNVVNVESFSYPSVNIVAKVPGTDPKLKNEYVLFSTHQDHDGVRRAVAGDSIWNGADDNASGCVATMAIGRAFAQKPGKRSALIVFHGAEERGLLGSRYYVEHPTVPKGSIVAVLNAEMIGRNAPDSACILGQQPPHRNSTDLVNAALAVNKADAHFKLDTLWDKPEHPEGWYFRSDHLPYARANIPAIAYTSLLHPDYHTPKDEPERIDTDKVTRIAKWIYLTGWDVANRPTRVGLDPGFKLER